One segment of Erigeron canadensis isolate Cc75 chromosome 2, C_canadensis_v1, whole genome shotgun sequence DNA contains the following:
- the LOC122589264 gene encoding protein WVD2-like 4 isoform X1: protein MGDSTCLMSFSPGMPSESNKHGNYVHGLGDSVSFGRFTTESLAWDKWSNFPHKRYVEEAKSYAQPGSVAEKKAFFEAHYKKVAAQKAAAAAAAALLEQEKAKIQVEERVCATNHDAHDPEPPVLSKSCVLPAGIPKLPALHTMVLHTNKRQPPKLKLKLAANEGEKVTTHDASKQVDVVGHSSGVNLVETKTEKIAEASDPKHKELVNTAENLVDTVSVSEDSGTSQMDRPLLKSKNNDQEVLQPKIRRKAATPSFRSPSSSRNQCRIPHSPAYVASMHPWKENMVTPRAKNSTAMDSIDKKRSAPRSLYTLMNSGSVKESSKLTSPAVRKMETTKLASSIHSTPKRSATPKPSATPNITPKVTKGVNKQTLATPSVKRRMETPVHASAVGSKTPAQKWHLFSAVSKSLSAYKNKLQSPTVATPFTLRTEERAARRKQKLEEKFNEKEAQKTQLQTTLKEKAETEFRRLRQSFCFKARPLPSFYNERETPKSSSKKVCLSRIEKTEQVNLKSVTPAMPPSTTISQPPSVKKTSRRLWKTNDQNPTFHPLFSLANRINRENVSPNIQH, encoded by the exons ATGGGAGACTCGACATGTCTTATGTCTTTTTCACCTGGGATGCCTAGTGAATCTAATAAACAT GGAAACTATGTACATGGTCTTGGAGATTCTGTCTCTTTCGGGAGGTTTACGACAGAATCATTGGCTTGGGATAAATGGTCAAATTTTCCTCATAAGAGATACGTTGAGGAAGCCAAGAGTTATGCGCAGCCTGGATCGGTTGCTGAGAAGAAAGCTTTTTTTGAAGCACATTACAAAAAAGTGGCGGCTCAAAAGGCGGCGGCTGCTGCTGCAGCCGCATTGCTTGAGCAAGAAAAGGCCAAAATACAAGTTGAAGAAAGAGTTTGCGCTACTAATCATGATGCTCATGATCCAGAGCCACCCGTGTTGTCGAAATCCTGTGTTTTACCAGCAGGAATACCAAAGTTACCTGCTTTACATACAATGGTGTTGCACACAAATAAACGACAACCTCCAAAGTTGAAGTTGAAGTTGGCTGCCAATGAAGGTGAGAAGGTTACGACCCATGATGCAAGCAAGCAAGTTGATGTTGTTGGTCATAGTTCAGGTGTCAATCTTGTTGAAACCAAAACTGAGAAGATAGCAGAAGCTTCTGATCCGAAACACAAAGAGTTAGTAAATACTGCTGAGAATCTTGTGGATACTGTCTCTGTCTCAGAGGATAGTGGAACATCTCAAATGGACAGACCATTGTTGAAG TCGAAGAACAATGACCAGGAGGTTTTGCAACCAAAGATCAGGAGAAAAGCAGCTACTCCTTCTTTCAGATCACCATCATCTAGCAGGAATCAGTGTAGAATCCCGCATTCACCAGCATATGTAGCTTCCATGCATCCATGGAAAGAGAATATGGTCACTCCAAGAGCCAAAAACTCCACTGCAATGGACTCCATTGATAAAAAGAGATCAGCCCCAAGATCATTATACACATTAATGAATTCCGGTTCTGTGAAAGAGTCAAGTAAGCTGACTTCCCCGGCTGTTCGAAAGATGGAAACTACAAAACTTGCTTCCAGTATTCATTCAACACCCAAACGCTCTGCAACTCCCAAACCCTCTGCGACACCTAATATAACTCCTAAG GTTACAAAAGGGGTGAATAAGCAAACATTAGCTACCCCTTCAGTAAAGAGAAG GATGGAAACACCTGTTCATGCTTCAGCCGTTGGAAGCAAAACGCCTGCCCAAAAATGGCATCTCTTCTCAGCTGT CTCAAAGTCCCTGAGTGCTTATAAAAACAAGTTGCAATCGCCAACTGTAGCTACCCCTTTCACCTTGAGAACAGAGGAAAGAGCTGCTCGTAGAAAGCAG AAACTTGAAGAAAagtttaatgagaaagaagcacagAAAACACAGCTGCAAACAACCCTGAAG GAGAAAGCAGAGACTGAATTCAGAAGACTGAGACAAAGCTTTTGCTTTAAAGCTAGACCACTACCTAGCTTCTACAACGAAAGAGAAACACCAAAGAGTTCATCAAAGAAGGTTTGTCTTTCTAGAATCGAAAAG ACTGAACAAGTGAATCTAAAGTCAGTAACACCTGCAATGCCACCTTCCACAACAATTTCACAGCCCCCTTCAGTCAAGAAAACTTCAAGACGACTCTGGAAAACTAACGATCAAAACCCAACTTTCCATCCTCTCTTTTCACTGGCAAATAGGATAAACCGTGAGAATGTATCTCCAAATATCCAGCATTGA
- the LOC122589264 gene encoding protein WVD2-like 4 isoform X2, producing MGDSTCLMSFSPGMPSESNKHGNYVHGLGDSVSFGRFTTESLAWDKWSNFPHKRYVEEAKSYAQPGSVAEKKAFFEAHYKKVAAQKAAAAAAAALLEQEKAKIQVEERVCATNHDAHDPEPPVLSKSCVLPAGIPKLPALHTMVLHTNKRQPPKLKLKLAANEGEKVTTHDASKQVDVVGHSSGVNLVETKTEKIAEASDPKHKELVNTAENLVDTVSVSEDSGTSQMDRPLLKSKNNDQEVLQPKIRRKAATPSFRSPSSSRNQCRIPHSPAYVASMHPWKENMVTPRAKNSTAMDSIDKKRSAPRSLYTLMNSGSVKESSKLTSPAVRKMETTKLASSIHSTPKRSATPKPSATPNITPKVTKGVNKQTLATPSVKRRMETPVHASAVGSKTPAQKWHLFSAVSKSLSAYKNKLQSPTVATPFTLRTEERAARRKQKLEEKFNEKEAQKTQLQTTLKEKAETEFRRLRQSFCFKARPLPSFYNERETPKSSSKKTEQVNLKSVTPAMPPSTTISQPPSVKKTSRRLWKTNDQNPTFHPLFSLANRINRENVSPNIQH from the exons ATGGGAGACTCGACATGTCTTATGTCTTTTTCACCTGGGATGCCTAGTGAATCTAATAAACAT GGAAACTATGTACATGGTCTTGGAGATTCTGTCTCTTTCGGGAGGTTTACGACAGAATCATTGGCTTGGGATAAATGGTCAAATTTTCCTCATAAGAGATACGTTGAGGAAGCCAAGAGTTATGCGCAGCCTGGATCGGTTGCTGAGAAGAAAGCTTTTTTTGAAGCACATTACAAAAAAGTGGCGGCTCAAAAGGCGGCGGCTGCTGCTGCAGCCGCATTGCTTGAGCAAGAAAAGGCCAAAATACAAGTTGAAGAAAGAGTTTGCGCTACTAATCATGATGCTCATGATCCAGAGCCACCCGTGTTGTCGAAATCCTGTGTTTTACCAGCAGGAATACCAAAGTTACCTGCTTTACATACAATGGTGTTGCACACAAATAAACGACAACCTCCAAAGTTGAAGTTGAAGTTGGCTGCCAATGAAGGTGAGAAGGTTACGACCCATGATGCAAGCAAGCAAGTTGATGTTGTTGGTCATAGTTCAGGTGTCAATCTTGTTGAAACCAAAACTGAGAAGATAGCAGAAGCTTCTGATCCGAAACACAAAGAGTTAGTAAATACTGCTGAGAATCTTGTGGATACTGTCTCTGTCTCAGAGGATAGTGGAACATCTCAAATGGACAGACCATTGTTGAAG TCGAAGAACAATGACCAGGAGGTTTTGCAACCAAAGATCAGGAGAAAAGCAGCTACTCCTTCTTTCAGATCACCATCATCTAGCAGGAATCAGTGTAGAATCCCGCATTCACCAGCATATGTAGCTTCCATGCATCCATGGAAAGAGAATATGGTCACTCCAAGAGCCAAAAACTCCACTGCAATGGACTCCATTGATAAAAAGAGATCAGCCCCAAGATCATTATACACATTAATGAATTCCGGTTCTGTGAAAGAGTCAAGTAAGCTGACTTCCCCGGCTGTTCGAAAGATGGAAACTACAAAACTTGCTTCCAGTATTCATTCAACACCCAAACGCTCTGCAACTCCCAAACCCTCTGCGACACCTAATATAACTCCTAAG GTTACAAAAGGGGTGAATAAGCAAACATTAGCTACCCCTTCAGTAAAGAGAAG GATGGAAACACCTGTTCATGCTTCAGCCGTTGGAAGCAAAACGCCTGCCCAAAAATGGCATCTCTTCTCAGCTGT CTCAAAGTCCCTGAGTGCTTATAAAAACAAGTTGCAATCGCCAACTGTAGCTACCCCTTTCACCTTGAGAACAGAGGAAAGAGCTGCTCGTAGAAAGCAG AAACTTGAAGAAAagtttaatgagaaagaagcacagAAAACACAGCTGCAAACAACCCTGAAG GAGAAAGCAGAGACTGAATTCAGAAGACTGAGACAAAGCTTTTGCTTTAAAGCTAGACCACTACCTAGCTTCTACAACGAAAGAGAAACACCAAAGAGTTCATCAAAGAAG ACTGAACAAGTGAATCTAAAGTCAGTAACACCTGCAATGCCACCTTCCACAACAATTTCACAGCCCCCTTCAGTCAAGAAAACTTCAAGACGACTCTGGAAAACTAACGATCAAAACCCAACTTTCCATCCTCTCTTTTCACTGGCAAATAGGATAAACCGTGAGAATGTATCTCCAAATATCCAGCATTGA
- the LOC122590174 gene encoding uncharacterized protein LOC122590174 encodes MKREGRQHGVVSCYQIFPNLSSQQRYAKMVDSASTMGLFAKVPTKPTNQSKFTGKCQKPRCNRCRVHPVCKSKDKAKGTMKYRAIHVENELGKYSFGTSATGVLAYLVDDDGGYGNDHDYDYDYDYDYQDRVEENYEYDHTYDYEYTRDHDLDHRVGFEIEIDDGSLEADADVNDAESDDSETDDDDAMSFCDVGLCWGHEEGEEYGDDGWYLVGGQMQ; translated from the coding sequence atgaaAAGAGAGGGACGTCAGCATGGTGTTGTTAGTTGCTACCAAATCTTTCCAAATTTATCATCTCAACAAAGATATGCAAAGATGGTGGATTCTGCATCAACCATGGGCTTGTttgccaaagttccaactaaGCCTACAAACCAATCTAAATTCACAGGCAAATGTCAAAAGCCGAGGTGCAACCGTTGTCGTGTTCACCCGGTTTGTAAGTCCAAAGACAAGGCTAAAGGAACCATGAAGTATAGAGCCATACATGTCGAAAATGAGTTGGGTAAATATTCTTTTGGGACATCGGCTACTGGGGTTTTGGCTTATTtggttgatgatgatggtggttaTGGCAATGATCATGATTacgattatgattatgattatgattaccAGGATAGAGTAGAAGAAAACTATGAGTATGATCATACTTATGATTATGAATATACTCGTGATCATGATCTTGATCATCGTGTTGGATTCGAGATAGAGATAGATGATGGTTCACTTGAGGCAGATGCAGATGTGAATGATGCTGAATCTGATGATAGTGAAACCGATGATGACGATGCCATGAGCTTTTGTGATGTGGGATTATGTTGGGGACATGAAGAAGGGGAGGAGTATGGAGATGATGGATGGTACTTGGTGGGTGGTCAAATGCAGTAA